In Streptomyces sp. NBC_01231, the sequence TGCACGCGCTCGACCAGCAGCAGGCGATCGAGCTGCTGCTCGACAAGATGAGGCAGACGAAGTCGAACGCCGAGTTCCTGCTGCAGATCCAGAAGACGACGCCGACGCCGGGCAACGGTGACTAGTCGCCCTCGGGTGTGACGAAGGGCCGTCCCTGGCACGGGGGCGGCCCTTCGTGCTGCGCGGGATCGCACTCGCCCGAACCGCTCGGTAACCCGGCCGTGGGCGAGACCTTTGCCACAAGGATCTTGGTGGAGGGCGATTTCCCGCCGTGCCGCATCTTTGGCCGAAACTGCAGGTGAACGGTGTTTGACCGGAAGTATCCGTTACGCGTCGTGGTGGCCGGGCCACAGGGCGATCACAGTGCGTTGTGCAACCCTTTCCCGAGTTCCGCCGTCTGACCAGGCGGAGCGACGATGGTGCGGTACGGGTCCTCCGCGACCGCGCCTGACCCTGAAAGCAGGGGGTAACCGACCGGACGAGATTCGAGGAGCACATGTCCGCCGAGAGCACGCCGGAACCCGGCATACCGGGAGACGCCGGCACCACAGGCCGCCACCGAGCCAAGGGCAGCCGCCGCAAACCCCGTGGAAAACGCAAGGGTGTCCTGGTCATGGCCTGGACCGCGGCGGGCATCGTCGTACTGGGCGGCACCGGAGCCGGCTATCTGTACTTCAAGCTCAACGGCAACATCAAGAGCGTCGACATCGACTCCGTCCTCGGCACCGACCGCCCCACCAAGGTCGACAACGGCTCCGAGAACATCCTCGTCCTCGGCTCGGACACCCGCTCCGGCAGCAACAAGAAGCTCGGCGGCGGCACCGACGACGGCAGCGCCCGCTCCGACACCGCGATGGTCGTCCACGTCTACGAGGGCCACAAGAAGGCCAGCGTGGTCTCCATACCGCGCGACACCGTCATCGAGCGCCCCGAGTGCACCGACGCCAAGGGTGTCGAGCACGACGCGGCGTCCGGCGTGATGTTCAACTCCGCCTACTCCACCGGCGGTGCGGCCTGCGCGGTGAAGACCGTCGAGTCCCTCAGCGGCATCCGCATGGACCACTACCTGGAGGTCGACTTCAGCGGCTTCCAGAAGCTCATCGACGAGCTCGGCGGGGTCGAGGTCACCACCACCAAGGCCATCAAGGACCCCGACAGCCACCTCGACCTGAAGGCCGGCAGGCACGAGCTCGACGGTGAGCAGGCCCTCGGCCTGGTCCGCACCCGGCACGGCGTCGGCGACGGCTCCGACCTCGGCCGCATCCAGCTCCAGCAGGCCTTCATCAAGGCACTGATCAACCAGGTCAAGCACGTCGACCTGTTCGGCAACCCCAAGAGCCTGTACAACCTCGCCAACACCGCGACGAAGACCGTGACGACCGACTCCGAACTCGGCTCCGTCAACTCGCTCATGTCGTTCGCCGACGGCCTCAAGGGCATCAGCTCCTCGAACATGGAGATGGTCACGATGCCGGTGCAGTACGACCCGGCCGACCCGAACCGCGTGATCGTCCAGAAGAGCAAGGCCAAGCAGGTGTGGACGGCTCTGGAGAACGACCGGGCGATCCCGAAGTCGGCCACGAAGGGCAACGCCAAGGGTGACGCCGCCGGCGTGGTGACCTCGTCCTAGCCGGAGGTATGTGCGCCCCCGCAGGCCCTGGGGAATAGAACGGCGCCTCCCCCGGTTTTGGGGGATGCGCCCAGTCCTGGCAGACTGGTACGTCGGTCCCGGTTCACGCTTCCGCATCGTGCGGTCGCGACCCGGCGCCCTCCCGAAACTAGGAGACACCTTGAAGCGCGACATCCACCCCGAGTACGTCGAGACGCAGGTCAGCTGCACCTGTGGCGCGTCGTTCACCACCCGTAGCACGATCTCCAGCGGTGCCATCCGTGCCGACGTCTGCTCCGAGTGCCACCCGTTCTACACGGGCAAGCAGAAGATCCTCGACACCGGTGGCCGTGTGGCCCGCTTCGAGGCCCGCTTCGGCAAGGCCGCCGGCTCGAAGAAGTAGCGAGCCCCAATTCGCCGGTCCACGGTCGCGCCCCTTTTCCGGGCGCACCGGGACCGGCGTTTTTGGTCGCCCGCCGTTCCCTTCACCGCAGTATCAGGAGCCCAAGATGTTCGAGGCCGTCGAGGAACTCGTCGCGGAGCACGCCGACCTGGAGACGAAGCTCGCCGACCCGTCGGTCCACTCCGACCAGGCCAACGCCCGCAAGCTGAACAAGCGTTACGCCGAGCTCACCCCGATCGTCGCCACGTTCCGCTCCTGGAAGCAGACCGGCGACGACATCGAGACCGGGCGCGAGTACGCGGCCGTCGACCCCGACTTCGCCGCCGAGGTCAAGGAGCTGGAGAAGCAGCGCGAGGAGCTGACGGAGAAGCTGCGCCTTCTCCTCGTTCCGCGTGACCCCAGCGACGACAAGGACGTCATCCTCGAGATCAAGGCGGGCGCGGGCGGCGACGAGTCCGCCCTGTTCGCCGGCGACCTGCTGCGGATGTACCTGCGCTACGCCGAGCGGGTCGGCTGGAAGACCGAGATCATCGACGCCACCGAGTCCGAGCTGGGCGGCTACAAGGACGTCCAGGTCGCCGTGAAGACCAAGGGCGGCCAGGGTGCCACCGAGCCCGGCCAGGGCGTCTGGGCCCGCCTGAAGTACGAGGGCGGGGTGCACCGCGTGCAGCGCGTGCCCGCGACCGAGTCCCAGGGCCGTATCCACACCTCCGCGGCCGGTGTCCTCGTCACGCCCGAGGCGGAGGAGGTCGACGTCGAGATCAACGCGAACGACCTCCGCATCGACGTCTACCGCTCCTCCGGGCCCGGCGGCCAGTCGGTCAACACGACCGACTCCGCGGTGCGTATCACGCACATTCCCACCGGAGTCGTCGCCTCCTGCCAGAACGAGAAGAGCCAGCTGCAGAACAAGGAGCAGGCGATGCGTATCCTGCGCTCCAGGCTGCTCGCAGCGGCGCAGGAGGAAGCGGAGCGGGAGGCCGCCGACGCCCGCCGCAGCCAGGTCCGCACCGTCGACCGCTCCGAGAAGATCCGCACGTACAACTTCCCGGAGAACCGCATCTCGGACCACCGCGTCGGCTTCAAGTCGTACAACCTGGACCAGGTCCTGGACGGCGAGCTCGACGCGGTGATCCAGGCCTGCGTCGACGCGGACTCGGCAGCGAAGCTGGCGGCCGCGTGAGCGCGTAAGGACGTATAAACGCGTAAGGACGTACCCACGCACGAGTACGACACGGAGGACCTGCGTGCAGCAATCATTTGGGGGGCGACCCCCAAACCCCCGAGGCGTGCTGCTCGCTGAGGTAGCCCAGGCCACCCAGCGGCTGGCCGACGCCGGCGTGCCCTCGCCGCGCAACGACGCGGAGGAGCTCGCCGCGTTCGTGCACGGCGTGAAGCGGGGCGAGCTGCACTCCGTGAAGGACTCGGACTTCGACGCCCGCTACTGGGAGGTCATCGCCCGGCGCGAACAGCGCGAGCCGCTCCAGCACATCACCGGGCGGGCCTTCTTCCGGTACCTGGAACTCCAGGTCGGGCCGGGCGTGTTCGTCCCGCGTCCGGAGACCGAGTCGGTCGTCGGGTGGGCCATAGACGCCGTCCGCGCGATGGACGTCGTCGAGCCGCTGATCGTCGACCTGTGCACCGGCTCCGGCGCGATCGCGCTGGCCCTCGCCCAGGAGGTCCCGCGCTCCCGGGTGCACGCCGTGGAGCTGTCCGAGGACGCCCTGCGGTGGACGCGCAAGAACATGGAGGGGTCCAGGGTCGACCTGCGTCAGGGCAACGCCCTGGACGCGTTCCCGGACCTCGACGGCCAGGTCGACCTGGTCATCTCCAACCCGCCGTACATCCCGCTCACCGAATGGGAGTACGTCGCTCCCGAGGCGCGGGACTACGACCCCGAACTCGCCCTGTTCTCGGGGGAGGACGGCCTCCACCTGATCCGCGGCATCGAGCGCACCGCGCACCGGCTGCTGCGTCCCGGCGGCGTCGTCGTCATCGAGCACGCCGACACCCAGGGCGGCCAGGTGCCGTGGATCTTCACCGAGGAACGGGGCTGGGCCGACGCCGCCGACCACCCCGACCTCAACAACCGCCCGCGCTTCGCGACCGCCCGCCGGGCGACCCCTTGAGAACTCCCGTGAGACCCCCGCAGACTCTCGACCCGCAGCTGTACGTGTACTTCGTGTACGAGGAGGCCCGCTAGACATGGCTCGGCGATACGACACCAATGACGCGACCGACCGCACGACCGGTCTGCGGGAAGCCGCGTCCGCCGTCCGCCGTGGCGAGCTCGTGGTGCTGCCGACCGACACGGTGTACGGCATCGGCGCCGACGCGTTCTCCTCGGAAGCGGTGCACGACCTGCTGGAGGCCAAGGGCCGCGGCCGCAACATGCCCACCCCTGTCCTCATCGGCTCCCCGAACACGCTGCACGGCCTGGTCACGGACTTCTCGGAGATGGCCTGGGAACTGGTCGACGCGTTCTGGCCGGGCGCGCTCACGCTGGTCGCCAAGCACCAGCCGTCCCTCCAGTGGGACCTCGGCGATACCCGTGGCACGGTCGCCGTCCGCATGCCGCTGCATCCGGTCGCCATCGAGCTGCTGACCGAGTTCGGCCCCATGGCGGTCTCCTCCGCGAACCTGACGGGCCACCCCGCGCCGGAGGACTGCGACGCCGCCCAGGAGATGCTCGGCGACTCCGTCTCCGTCTACCTGGACGGCGGCCCGACCCCGGGCAACGTGCCGTCCTCGATCGTCGACGTCACCCGCGAGGTTCCCCTGCTGCTGCGCGCGGGCGCGCTCTCCGCGGAGGAGCTCAGGAAGGTCGTACCCGACCTCGAGGTGGCGAATTGACGGCCCCTGACGCGGGGCGTGGCATATGGAACGGGGAAGAGACGCGGACCTTCACAGGTCTTCCGCGTGACAGCTTCCGCATCCTCCACGTCAGCACCGGCAACGTGTGCCGCTCGCCGATCACCGAGCGGCTGACCCGTCATGCCCTGGCGGACCGGCTCGGCGACCCCCTGTGGGGCGGGCTGATCGTGGAGAGCGCGGGCACCTGGGGCCACGAGGGCGCGCCCATGGAGGCCAACGCCGAGGCCGTTCTCGCCGACTTCGGCGCCGACGCCTCCGGCTTCACCGGACGGGAACTGCTCGACGAGCACGTGATCATGGCCGACCTCGTCCTGACCGCGACCCGCGACCACCGCGCCCAGGTGATCTCCATGGGCCACTCGGCGGGCCTGCGCACCTTCACCCTGAAGGAGTTCACCCGCCTGGTGAAAGCCATAGACCCGGCGACCCTGCCGCCCCTGGAGGACGGCATGGTGGCCCGCGCCCGCGCCCTGGTCCGCGCGGCGGCGGCGCTCCGCGGGTGGCTGCTGGCCCCGACGGCGGAGGCGGACGAGGTCTACGACCCGTACGGAGCCCCGCTGCCGTTCTTCCGCTCGATCGGGGACGAGATAAACCAGGCGCTGGACCCGGTGGTGACGGCGCTGACAGGAGTGCCCGCGCGCACCTGACACGGCGGGAGGCGCGTCGGGGACGGGCTGAACCGGGCGCCGGATCCGATGGTCACCGTCCTCACCGGGCCTCACCGTCCTCACCGTCCTCACCGGCGTCTCCGGGAAGGCGCGACAACCGAGCACCCCACCCGTCCCGGGCCTACATTGGACGTACGCCATCGTCGACGCCCGGAGTCCACCATGTCGGTCACCCATGCCCCAGAGACCGTCGACGTCCTGCGGCGGCAGGACCCCGAGCTGGCCGAGATCCTGCTCGGGGAAGCGGACCGGCAGGCGACGACGTTGCAGCTCGTCGCCGCCGAGAACTTCACCTCGCCGGCCGTGCTGGCCGCCCTCGGCTCACCCCTCGCGAACAAGTACGCGGAGGGATACCCGGGGGCCCGGCACCATGGCGGCTGCGAGATCGTGGACGTCGCCGAGCGGATCGCCGTGGAGCGGGCCAAGGCGCTGTTCGGGGCCGAGCACGCCAACGTGCAGTCGCATTCGGGTTCGTCGGCCGTGCTGGCCGCGTACGCCGCGCTGCTCAGGCCCGGTGACACCGTCCTCGCCCTCGGGCTGCCCTACGGCGGCCATCTCACGCACGGTTCGCCCGCCAACTTCTCCGGCCGCTGGTTCGACTTCGTCGGGTACGGGGTGGACGCGGAGACCGGGCTCATCGAACACGAGCAGGTACGCACGCTCGCCAGGACGCATCGGCCCAAGGCGATCGTGTGCGGGTCCATCGCCTATCCCCGGCACATCGACTACCCCTTCTTCCGCGAGGTCGCCGACGAGGTGGGCGCCTATCTGATCGCGGACGCCGCCCATCCCATCGGGCTCGTCGCCGGGGGAGCGGCGCCCAATCCGGTGCCGTACGCCGACGTGGTGTGCGCCACCACCCACAAGGTGCTGCGCGGTCCGCGCGGCGGCATGATCCTGTGCGGGGCCGACCTGGCCGAGCGGGTCGACCGGGCGGTGTTCCCGTTCACCCAGGGCGGTGCCCAGATGCACACCATCGCCGCCAAGGCCGTCGCGTTCGGCGAGGCGGCGACGCCGGCCTTCACGGCGTACGCCCACCAGGTGGTCGCCAACGCGCGGGTGCTCGCGGCGGGGCTGGCCGCCGAGGGGCTCGTGGTCACCACCGGGGGGACCGACACCCATCTGGTGACCGCCGACCCGGCGCCGCTGGGCGTCGACGGACGCTCCGCCCGCGGTCGTCTCGCCGCCGCCGGCATGGTGCTCGACTGCTGTGCGCTGCCGCACGCCGACGCCCGTGGACTGCGCCTGGGCACGGCCGCCGTGACCACGCAGGGAATGGGGGAGAGGGAGATGGTCCGGATCGCGGCGCTCTTCGGAAAGGTGCTCAGGGGCGAGACCGAGAGCCAGCGCGTTCGTGAAGAAGTGCGGGAGTTGGTCGGCGGATTTCCGCCCTATCCCGGCTGAGCCTGGGTAGGCGCAAATCCGTACACAGCCACACGTGCAACCATCGTCGCTACCCGGAAGTCCCCAACGGTATGCGCGCATCGCTAGTGTGTGGGGCTGAGATGGCCAGCGAGACCTGTGGGGAAGCCTGTGCGTGAATACCTGCTGACGCTCTGCGTGACGGCCGCGGTGACGTATCTGCTGACAGGGCCGGTACGGAAGTTCGCGATCGTGGCCGGAGCGATGCCGGAGATCCGGGCACGTGACGTGCACCGGGAGCCCACTCCGCGGCTCGGCGGGATCGCCATGTTCTTCGGTCTGTGCGCGGGGTTGCTGGTCGCCGACCACCTCGCCAACCTCAACGAGGTCTTCTCCAAGTCCAACGAGCCACGGGCCCTGCTCTCCGGGGCGGCCCTGATCTGGCTGATCGGTGTCCTGGACGACAAGTTCGAGATCGACGCCCTGATCAAGCTGGGCGGCCAGATGATCGCCGCCGGCGTGATGGTCATGCAGGGTCTCACCATCCTGTGGCTGCCGGTCCCGGGCGTCGGGTCGGTCGCGCTGACCCAGTGGCAGGGCACCCTGCTGACGGTGGCGCTCGTCGTCATCACCATCAACGCGGTGAACTTCGTGGACGGCCTCGACGGCCTCGCCGCCGGCATGGTGTGCATCGCGTCGGCAGCGTTCTTCCTGTACGCCTACCGGGTCTGGGTGTCGTACGGCATCGAGGCCGCCGCCCCGGCCACGCTGTTCTCGGCGATCCTGATGGGCATGTGCCTGGGCTTCCTGCCGCACAACATGCACCCCGCGCGGATCTTCATGGGCGACTCCGGTTCGATGCTCATCGGCCTGGTGCTGGCCGCCGGTGCCATCTCCATCACCGGGCAGGTCGACCCGGACGCGCTGAAGCTGTTCGCCGGTTCCGAGCAGGCGGCCGTGCACCAGACGGTCCCCGTGTACATCCCGCTGCTGCTGCCGCTCACGATCATCGCGATCCCGGCCGCCGACCTGGTGCTGGCCATCGTGCGCCGCACCTGGCGCGGCCAGTCGCCGTTCGCGGCGGACCGGGGACACCTGCACCACCGCCTGCTGGAGGTCGGCCACTCGCACAGCCGCGCGGTGCTGATCATGTACTTCTGGTCGGCGCTGATCGCCTTCGGCGCACTCGCCTACTCGGTCAACTCGGCGTCCATGTGGATCGTTCTGAGCGTCGTCTTCCTCAGCGCGATCGGGCTGCTGCTCCTGCTGCTGCCCCGCTTCACGCCGCGCGCCCCGCGCTGGGCCGAGAACCTCCTGCCG encodes:
- a CDS encoding LCP family protein, whose amino-acid sequence is MSAESTPEPGIPGDAGTTGRHRAKGSRRKPRGKRKGVLVMAWTAAGIVVLGGTGAGYLYFKLNGNIKSVDIDSVLGTDRPTKVDNGSENILVLGSDTRSGSNKKLGGGTDDGSARSDTAMVVHVYEGHKKASVVSIPRDTVIERPECTDAKGVEHDAASGVMFNSAYSTGGAACAVKTVESLSGIRMDHYLEVDFSGFQKLIDELGGVEVTTTKAIKDPDSHLDLKAGRHELDGEQALGLVRTRHGVGDGSDLGRIQLQQAFIKALINQVKHVDLFGNPKSLYNLANTATKTVTTDSELGSVNSLMSFADGLKGISSSNMEMVTMPVQYDPADPNRVIVQKSKAKQVWTALENDRAIPKSATKGNAKGDAAGVVTSS
- the rpmE gene encoding 50S ribosomal protein L31; the protein is MKRDIHPEYVETQVSCTCGASFTTRSTISSGAIRADVCSECHPFYTGKQKILDTGGRVARFEARFGKAAGSKK
- the prfA gene encoding peptide chain release factor 1 produces the protein MFEAVEELVAEHADLETKLADPSVHSDQANARKLNKRYAELTPIVATFRSWKQTGDDIETGREYAAVDPDFAAEVKELEKQREELTEKLRLLLVPRDPSDDKDVILEIKAGAGGDESALFAGDLLRMYLRYAERVGWKTEIIDATESELGGYKDVQVAVKTKGGQGATEPGQGVWARLKYEGGVHRVQRVPATESQGRIHTSAAGVLVTPEAEEVDVEINANDLRIDVYRSSGPGGQSVNTTDSAVRITHIPTGVVASCQNEKSQLQNKEQAMRILRSRLLAAAQEEAEREAADARRSQVRTVDRSEKIRTYNFPENRISDHRVGFKSYNLDQVLDGELDAVIQACVDADSAAKLAAA
- the prmC gene encoding peptide chain release factor N(5)-glutamine methyltransferase produces the protein MLLAEVAQATQRLADAGVPSPRNDAEELAAFVHGVKRGELHSVKDSDFDARYWEVIARREQREPLQHITGRAFFRYLELQVGPGVFVPRPETESVVGWAIDAVRAMDVVEPLIVDLCTGSGAIALALAQEVPRSRVHAVELSEDALRWTRKNMEGSRVDLRQGNALDAFPDLDGQVDLVISNPPYIPLTEWEYVAPEARDYDPELALFSGEDGLHLIRGIERTAHRLLRPGGVVVIEHADTQGGQVPWIFTEERGWADAADHPDLNNRPRFATARRATP
- a CDS encoding L-threonylcarbamoyladenylate synthase yields the protein MARRYDTNDATDRTTGLREAASAVRRGELVVLPTDTVYGIGADAFSSEAVHDLLEAKGRGRNMPTPVLIGSPNTLHGLVTDFSEMAWELVDAFWPGALTLVAKHQPSLQWDLGDTRGTVAVRMPLHPVAIELLTEFGPMAVSSANLTGHPAPEDCDAAQEMLGDSVSVYLDGGPTPGNVPSSIVDVTREVPLLLRAGALSAEELRKVVPDLEVAN
- a CDS encoding protein-tyrosine-phosphatase; protein product: MTAPDAGRGIWNGEETRTFTGLPRDSFRILHVSTGNVCRSPITERLTRHALADRLGDPLWGGLIVESAGTWGHEGAPMEANAEAVLADFGADASGFTGRELLDEHVIMADLVLTATRDHRAQVISMGHSAGLRTFTLKEFTRLVKAIDPATLPPLEDGMVARARALVRAAAALRGWLLAPTAEADEVYDPYGAPLPFFRSIGDEINQALDPVVTALTGVPART
- a CDS encoding serine hydroxymethyltransferase, whose amino-acid sequence is MSVTHAPETVDVLRRQDPELAEILLGEADRQATTLQLVAAENFTSPAVLAALGSPLANKYAEGYPGARHHGGCEIVDVAERIAVERAKALFGAEHANVQSHSGSSAVLAAYAALLRPGDTVLALGLPYGGHLTHGSPANFSGRWFDFVGYGVDAETGLIEHEQVRTLARTHRPKAIVCGSIAYPRHIDYPFFREVADEVGAYLIADAAHPIGLVAGGAAPNPVPYADVVCATTHKVLRGPRGGMILCGADLAERVDRAVFPFTQGGAQMHTIAAKAVAFGEAATPAFTAYAHQVVANARVLAAGLAAEGLVVTTGGTDTHLVTADPAPLGVDGRSARGRLAAAGMVLDCCALPHADARGLRLGTAAVTTQGMGEREMVRIAALFGKVLRGETESQRVREEVRELVGGFPPYPG
- a CDS encoding undecaprenyl/decaprenyl-phosphate alpha-N-acetylglucosaminyl 1-phosphate transferase, which produces MREYLLTLCVTAAVTYLLTGPVRKFAIVAGAMPEIRARDVHREPTPRLGGIAMFFGLCAGLLVADHLANLNEVFSKSNEPRALLSGAALIWLIGVLDDKFEIDALIKLGGQMIAAGVMVMQGLTILWLPVPGVGSVALTQWQGTLLTVALVVITINAVNFVDGLDGLAAGMVCIASAAFFLYAYRVWVSYGIEAAAPATLFSAILMGMCLGFLPHNMHPARIFMGDSGSMLIGLVLAAGAISITGQVDPDALKLFAGSEQAAVHQTVPVYIPLLLPLTIIAIPAADLVLAIVRRTWRGQSPFAADRGHLHHRLLEVGHSHSRAVLIMYFWSALIAFGALAYSVNSASMWIVLSVVFLSAIGLLLLLLPRFTPRAPRWAENLLPPRYRRRRQTVEDLVPAALLEDEESRTPVAAGVAGVNGATALGARSHVLDGRGPGRRADVTR